TCGTCATTCATTTTctatgtatcgaaatcatgtatcacatgatcaCCTCCTCATTTGCAAAAAGAATTTGGATTCATGTGAGGgttaaagatgttgaagcgatagagtaatttttcatttcaaataggaaccCCAATAAATCCTACTTGAATTCaagtcaaattattcttgtaaaaaaatatttagctCTTCCCATAATTTTctccaactctgtataattaaaagttgtgggtttcaaagattacaatacaacaacagttcatgagcgagttctacaacccaggggtcactagtttaaagtttatttcaataaataatgaagtttATCATAATGGTGAGAAATCTTTTACGACGTAAGAGTATTGTGTttcattccaattatattggCTGCCTTCGCAGACAACATTTCAACTTACTTCAGACTGTAAAAAGAGTCATGAAACGAAAGAATATAGCATAATTATGAAGGCCTAGCAGCCGCTTTTTTCTTCTGCGCATTGAGGTACTCCCACTTGAACTTGGCCCAATCGGGTGGATGGTTGTGTTGAGCATCTTTGATGACCAACTGACCAGCAGTCTCCACATTGGCCGAGCAGTTGAACTTCAAAAACCTGTTGCACCTCCATACTGTGACGTCACCCCTGATACGACGCAAGTTGAAGGCGTAGCCTTTCAACATCAACTTCAAACTGCCGCGGTTTGACTCACAGAAAAGCGGTTTGTTGCGTTCACTTTCGGGGATTTTAGACAAATCTATCTGAATCTGATTCACGATTTGTGGTTGATGGTTCCAGCGACGTGTGCTGGGCATGGGCATTCCTGTTTCATTCGATCGATGGTTTCCTAGTTGAACGTTCATGAAGTCGCTCCTCAATAACGCATAATCTGCAATGCAATCCGAACGCAATTAAATCAACGctcaaaatttaattgaaactaCATTACTCTGAAGGGAAGAGAacagtaaatatttttttttcatttcatttttagtaacagtcacaaatcataatatacTAGATGATCGGACCACAGGcaaatgatatgaaatacgtCGATTGACACACAATACATAGATGTATATACAATAGATGAGACAAACATAGTTGACAAGGAAGAGCTAATAGCATAGTTGTATTATCATCAcgattaataaaaaatacttagaTTAGTGGTAGGTAATTTATATGGGAGGAAAGAAGACAAGTTTCATATAGGAATCCGTTATTATTGTTTAGCCTATAATTACTATTGTTAGATTATAAATGATCATGTAAGTTTTACATATTTCAGTCCAAGatgtttaaatatattattttcacatAGTTTTGAGAGCTGAACCAATATAAACCATTTAGTTTAACATCGTGATATTATTTGCTGATAAATTCCTGTATGTATTAAATtgatattgatttgaaaaaaatattttatatgcaTTATATTTTAgagtacaataataaattagctacagtataaattaataaagaaatgTGAACTTTGCTTTGCTTGTATGCATAACTTTACATTGAATATATATCTCTATAATTTAAAAAGATTTCAAATTATTGGTTTACGTTAAGCTGAAGATGTATATTCGGCCATTATTCAGCCTTCAACTGAAATAATAGTTGAATGATAATAGTTGAACGTTTAATaagtaaataatgaataatgaggtgaatgatagaaaataaagtgaataaaagtaaataataatattaaagtaaataaaattgaatgggtGAGTAATAAGtgataataagaaaaataaagttgcTCAATGGATGAATAGTTTAGTTTAACGTATAATGAGTaaagtacttattattaaactTGGAAAGTTTCTACTTGTGCAAGTTGTAATCTTGATTGAGAATGTCCCAGTTTGGTTCATGTGTGTGCATACCAATCTCTTTCTCAAGTTCTCGGCCAGCATTGGTCACCACTTGAGCAGGACAGCTGTTCTTACCAAACTTGTCACATCTCCACACAATGCTCCCGTTTTCCCTGGTTCTACGTAGATTAAAGCCAAAACCTTTCAAAAACAGCTTGAGGCTTCCTCTGCTTGACGTGCAGAACTGTGGCCGATCTTGAGCGCTAACTGCTATTGAGCCTGTACGAACAATTCACAATGATTAGTTGGAAACGTTGTCCTAACGTCAGATTTTTTATCAGTACTTATTTTATTCGAATTCTTTATAGAAATAGCTCAAAATTCGCTTTTCCCCCTATTTCTCTCTATCTTTTCTCtcagattttttatcaatactcAGTTTATTCGAATTCGTTATAGAAATAGCTCAAAATTCGCTTTTCCCCCTATTTCTCTATCttttaatacatttttctcCCTATTCTCCATCCCTATTTCTCATTAATCACATTAATCATTAATCACAATCATAAGAGTCTGTACAATTATTAAGAATACATACAACAACTTCAAGGTTTACTGGAAAGTCTTTGCAGTTTTCCAAAAAATGTTTGTCTTTTCATtcctatcaataatttattatatttgtcGATGACACTATAATGACGAAATTGTTCGTAAATTGGAGTTCACCTTGGGTTGACTAGTAGACGTTGAAACTTTGATCGTTGACACGTTGAATTAAAGCTTACAAGAATGTTAGTGTTAAGAAGAGGAGTTTGTTTAGGGTTAAAtggagttgaaatattttgaattaagaGAACAGAAAAAACAATGTTCCTTATTCACGTCTGTGATATAGAAATAACtgataaatgaatttcaaaatgATTGCATACACTTTCcagaattattgagaaataacatttttttaagaAGCTTTCTAAATTAATTGTTGCCTCCATATTTCCATGAATATTTTTACACCTGGAGGAAGTGAATGAAGAGATTGTTCATTTTTTCAAGAACCAAAAtacatgtatttttatttacttcAACTATGTTTGAAAATGatgtcataatttatttatatttgagcAATCAATGCTCAATTTATGATTAATCAAGATTCTATTTCTTTGTACTAATACACTCAATATTTGTCAACAGAATAACATGGATCGGATAGAATAAGTATAAGACAgcaaattgtaaataatctaaattgaaGAATTACTTGGAATAGCTTTGTAAGCACGTTTGTAAAATTGAAATCGATACAACAGAACATTATTTACAATCGACCAAGTTCAAGGCagatattatattcttacatTCGACTGTTCacattaattcaattttctattgagaatatcacaaaatttttcaaaatacagttGAATTTGATCACAAACACCTATTCATTCATGAATGAATTACATGAACTGAATATCTAGCTACTGAATAATTGCTTATTTAGAGACAAATAACCAAGAAATTTGTGACAAGAAACTCATTTAGGCCTATCCTAGATAACGCCTACACAAGTTGATTAGAATTCTGGAACTCGTACTCCCGAAGGAAACACTCCCAGTCCGGTGCATGATTGTGATAACCCACTTCTTCACTGACTTTCTTCTGAGCGGTTGTCACCAGTTTAGCATAGCAGTTTCGCAGGGCAAACTTGTCACATCTCCAAACCGAGGTCACATCGTTCTTGCGGGTGCTACGCAACACATATCCGAAGCCTTTGAACATCACTTTCATGCAATTTCGTTTCGAGAGACAGAAAATCGGCTGGTTAGCAGCGCTTTCAGGGATGGAGCCCACTGAAAAATACGAGAACATTAGAAAGCCAAATTCACCTAAATAGCAAAACTGTTGAGCAACATCATAGAATAAGAATGAAGAATTGGTACCTGAAGGGTCTGTGAAAAAGATTGAGGATAAGAAATGTATTAATCATAAAGCAGAATAAAGCAATATCCACAAATTAGAACCACGAAATAAGAATACAAGATGTTCATTACTCCGTGGTAAGACCCTTGGGCATCCATTCGGCGTTGACAGCGATTTTTGCATTGTTCAAAGGCTCTGAGCGGAATGCTGTTGAGGGTGCTCATCAACACCTTCTGTCTACTTTAATTGAGTCGAATCGCTTCCCCTTAAGGTGTCTCTTTGCTTGGgggaaaataaaaaagttgGAAGGAGCCAAGTCAGGGTTGTAAGGTGGATGCGGCAGCATTGCCATGTTCAACTTGGCCAAATTGTCAGTGGCAACGTGCAACGTGTGAACGGGCGCTTTTCGtgttcaaattttcaat
The genomic region above belongs to Nilaparvata lugens isolate BPH chromosome 5, ASM1435652v1, whole genome shotgun sequence and contains:
- the LOC120351413 gene encoding uncharacterized protein LOC120351413, yielding MEKFDVPEGALRSPFYTLSRRVGSIPESAANQPIFCLSKRNCMKVMFKGFGYVLRSTRKNDVTSVWRCDKFALRNCYAKLVTTAQKKVSEEVGYHNHAPDWECFLREYEFQNSNQLV